CTCACAGCCACCTTCCTGAAGCAGCACGCCATTCCCCATCGCCTGATTTGGGCTGAAGGCACGCTGGAAACCGCACCGGCCATTGGCTACGCGGACATGATCAGCGATCTGGTTTCCAGCGGCCAAACCTTGCGCGACAACCGCCTGCGCCCCCTTGCCGATGGTGCGATTTTGCCTTCCCAGGCCGTGCTCATCGCCAATCGGGGAGCCCTGCAAACCCGCCCCGAAGTGCTGTCTGTCGCCCGCCGCCTGCTGGAATACATCGAAGCCCACCTGCGTGCGCAGGAAAACCTGCTGGTGATTGCCAACATGCGCGGCGAAAGCCCGGAAGCCATCGTGGAGCGCATCTTCAGCCGCCCCACCATCGGCGGCCTGCAAGGCCCCACCATCAGCCCGGTGTATGTGCGCGACGGCAGCCCGTGGTATGCCGTGACCATCGTGGTGCGCCGCGACCAGTTGCCCGACGCCATCGCCGACCTGCGTGCCATCGGCGGCAGTGGCATCATCGTCACACCGGTAACCTACATCTTCGAAGAAGAGCCGCCACGGTATAAGGCGATGTTGGAAGCACTGCAAAATCAGGAATGAGGAATGGCGAATTGCGAAGCGTTTTCCGCCATTCGCAATTCGCCATTCGCAATTTGCGTGAAGGAGCGTTCCCCGTGCTACGCATTTACAACGCCACCACCGCCCAACGCACTATCTTGCGCCGCACGCCGCCCGACGAATTCCCCGTGAGCGAGCGGGTGCAGCAGGGCATTGCCCAAATTTTCGGCGAGCCGCTGACGCCGGAAGAGGCCGTGGCGCGCATCTTGCGCGATGTCCGCGCCCGCGGCGACGTCGCGCTGCGGGATTGGACACACAGACTGGACGGACTGGATTTGGACGCGTTCGCCGTGCCGCGAGAAACGTGGCAACGCGCGCTGGACACCCTCGCGCCGGACGTGCGGGCAGCCCTGGAAGCCGCGGCCGAGCGCATTCGCGCTTTCCACCAGCGCCAGCCCCTGACCTCGTGGCTCACGCAGGAAATGGGCGGCACGGTGGGGCAACTCATCCGCCCCATCCCTCGCGTGGGGCTGTATGTACCCGGCGGCACCGCGCCCCTGCCTTCCACGGTGCTCATGTCCGCCATTCCCGCGCGGGTGGCTGGCGTGCCGGAAGTGGTCGTCGTCACGCCGCCCCATCGGGAAAACCCGCCCGAATTTGGCTATGCGAACCCCGCGATTCTGGCCGCGTGCGCGCTCGCGGGCGTGGACGCGGTTTACACCCTGGGCGGCGCGCAGGCCATCGCGGCACTGGCTTACGGCACCGAAAGCATCCCCCCGGTGGACAAAATATTCGGCCCCGGCAACCTGTTTGTCACCTTAGCCAAGCGGCGGGTGTTCGGCGTGGTGGGTATCGATGGGCTGGCCGGCCCCACCGAAACCGTGGTGATTGCAGACGAAAGCGCCAACCCCGCGTGGGTGGCCGCGGATTTGCTGGCCCAGGCCGAGCACGATTTCTTAGCCTCAGCGATTTTGCTCACCCCCTCTCGCGTGCTGGCCGAGGCCGTGCAGGCCGAAGTGCAACGCCAAATGGCAATGCGAAGCCGCGCGGACGTCATCGCGGCTTCCCTAACGCACCGCGGCGGCATCGTGCTCACCCGCGATCTGGAAGAGGCTGTGGACTTAGCCAACACCTACGCGCCCGAACACCTCGCGCTCTCGGTACGCGAACCGTGGCGGCTGGCCGAGCGCGTGGTCAACGCAGGCGGCATTTTCCTCGGCGAACATTCCTACGAGGTGCTGGGCGATTACGTCGCCGGCCCCAGCCATGTGATGCCCACGGGCGGCTCTGCCCGCTTTGCCTCCCCCTTGAACGTCTGGGATTTCGTGAAAATCGTCAGCCTGGTCGCGCTGGATCCCGCCACCGCGTCGGCTTTGGCCGCCCCCGCGGCTACCATCGCGGACGCGGAAGGGCTGGACGCCCACGCCCATGCGGCGCGGGTGCGGCAAAAACAGCGGATTGTGAAGAGGAAAACCGCATGACCAAGCCCCTAACTTCCCCCCGCCCCCACCTTGCCGCGCTGCCGCCCTACACGCCGGTGCTGCCCTTCGAGGTTCGGGCAGCCCAACTGGGGCGCGCGCCTGAGGCTATCGTCAAACTGGACGCCAACGAAAACCCCTACGGCCCCTCGCCGCTGGCGCGCCGCGCCCTGGCAGACCTGCGCTACGCGCACATCTACCCCGACCCGGAAAGCCGTGCGCTGCGGCAGGCGCTGGCTGCGTTCACCGGCGTGCCCGCAGAGCACCTGCTGGTCGGTGCGGGTGCAGACGAACTCATTGACCTGCTCATGCGCGTGATGCTGGAACCTGGCGACAAGGTGCTGACGTGCCCGCCTACCTTCGGCATGTACGCCTTCGATGCCCGGCTGAACGCGGCGCAAATTGTGGAAGTCCAACGCCTTCCTGACTTTGCCCTCGACCTCGACGCCATCCGCCGCGCCGTGGAGGAACATCGCCCCAAACTGCTCTTCCTCGCCACGCCCAACAACCCCGACGGTTCGCTGCCTTCCCCCGAAACCTTAGCCGCTCTGCTGGACTTGCCCACGCTGGTAGTGCTCGACGAAGCCTATATCGAGTTTGCCGACGAGGCCCTGGGGCGCCACACGAGCCGCATCACGCAAGTGCCGCGCCGCGACAACCTCATTGTGCTGCGCACCTTCAGCAAATGGGCGGGGCTGGCTGGCCTGCGGGTAGGCTATGGTGCGTTCCCGGCCTGGCTGATGCCCACCCTCTGGAAAGCCAAACAGCCCTACAACGTCAACGTTGCGGCGCAGGAAGCCGCCCACGCCACCCTCCACGACCTGGAAGAGCGGCAACTGGTGGTCGCTCACCTGCGCTACGAGCGGGAACGCCTCTATCGCGGCTTGCAGGCCATTCCCTATCTGGAGCCCTACCCCAGCCACGCCAACTTCATCCTCTGCCGCGTGGTCGGGCAGGATGCCGCAGCCCTACGCCAGCGTTTGGCTGAGGAATTCGGCATCCTCATCCGCTACTTCGCCAAACCCGGCCTGGAAGACCACATCCGCATTTCCGTAGGCCGCCCGCAGGATACCGATAGCGCGCTGGAAGCGCTGCGATTTGCAATTTAGGCTCTGCGATTGGCGCTCGACAAACACCCGACACTCCGCCCCCCGACACTCGACGCCCGAAGGAGTTCCCCATGCCCAATCCTCTCATCCTCAAATTCGGTGGCACTTCGGTTGGCACGCCGGAAGCCATGCAGCAAGCAGCCCGCGTGATTTCCCAAACGCGCACCCAGCATGGGCCAGTGGTGGTGGTCACGTCTGCGCTCAGTGGCGTCACCGACCGGCTGTTGGCGGCCACGCGCGCGGCCGCGCGAGACGGGCACAACGGGCAAAGCCGCGCCCAGGCTACAGAAGCCATTTACGCAGCCCATCAGGCCATCGCCGCGGCTCTGCTGCCGCCGGAACGCCGAGCATCCGCGCTGGACGCGGTGCGCCAGCGGGCGGAGACCTTCCGCCGGTTGGTGGAAGCCATTGCAGTATTGGGCGAAGTGACCCCGCGAGCCTACGACGCGGTGGCTTCCCTGGGGGAGCGTATGAGCGCCCCTCTGCTGGCCGCAGTGCTGGAAGCCCAGGGCACCCCCGCCCAGGCAGTGGACGCGGCAGAACTGATCGTTACCGACGCGACTTTCCAAAACGCGCGTCCCGATCTGGAGGCTTCCACACCAAAGATGCGCGCGGTGCTGGAGCCCCTCTTGGAGCAGGGCATCACGCCAGTGGTCACCGGCTTTATCGGTGCAACGCCTGAGGGCGTGACCACGACCCTGGGGCGGGGAGGCAGCGATTACACCGCCGCGCTTTTGGGCGCGGGTTTGGGCGCGGCCGAGGTATGGATTTACACCGACGTGGACGGCGTCATGAGTGCGGATCCCCGCATCGTGCCCGACGCCCGCACTTTGCCCCGGCTTTCCTACCGTGAGGTCGCGGAACTGGCCTATTTTGGCGCCAAAGTGCTGCACCCCAAAACCATCCGCCCCGTGGTCGAGCGCGGCATTCCCCTGCGGGTGCGCAACACGTTCAATCCTGATGGCCCCGACACGCTCATCGTGGCACAGGCTCAAACCGTGGCCGGCACCATCAAAGCCGTGACCCTGATCCGCGACCTGTGCCTGCTCACCGTGGAAGGCCGCGGCATGTTAGGCGTTCCCGGCGTCGCGGCACGCACCTTCGGCGCGGTGGCAGGCACCGGCACCAGCGTCATCCTGATTACCCAGGCTTCTTCGGAACAAAGCATTACCTTCGCGGTGCCTACCCGCGCCGCCGAAAAAGTCGCCGCTGCCCTGGAAAACACTTTCGCCGCCGAAATCGCTCGCCGAGACATCGACCGGGTGCGCTTGTTGCCTTCCGTGGCTATCGTCACGGTCGTTGGGACAGGCATGCAGCAAACCCCCGGTGTGGCCGGGCGCATTTTTACCGCGCTGGGCAACGCAGGCGTCAATGTGCTCGCCATCGCGCAAGGCTCTTCGGAAGTGGCCGTGAGTTTCGTCGTGGAAGCCGAAGAGGCAGAAGCCGCGATGCGCGCG
This region of Chloroflexota bacterium genomic DNA includes:
- the hisG gene encoding ATP phosphoribosyltransferase; this encodes MTQRTDIRLSLPSKGRLGQAALDFLAEAGLRVNKPNPRQYSATIPSLPNLTVLFQRAGDIVVSVRDGSVDFGITGMDLVAEKRGENGHVLVLHDALGFGHSTLTLAVPEDWPVQNLEDLRAYAARLAHPLRVATKFPNLTATFLKQHAIPHRLIWAEGTLETAPAIGYADMISDLVSSGQTLRDNRLRPLADGAILPSQAVLIANRGALQTRPEVLSVARRLLEYIEAHLRAQENLLVIANMRGESPEAIVERIFSRPTIGGLQGPTISPVYVRDGSPWYAVTIVVRRDQLPDAIADLRAIGGSGIIVTPVTYIFEEEPPRYKAMLEALQNQE
- the hisD gene encoding histidinol dehydrogenase, with the translated sequence MRNGELRSVFRHSQFAIRNLREGAFPVLRIYNATTAQRTILRRTPPDEFPVSERVQQGIAQIFGEPLTPEEAVARILRDVRARGDVALRDWTHRLDGLDLDAFAVPRETWQRALDTLAPDVRAALEAAAERIRAFHQRQPLTSWLTQEMGGTVGQLIRPIPRVGLYVPGGTAPLPSTVLMSAIPARVAGVPEVVVVTPPHRENPPEFGYANPAILAACALAGVDAVYTLGGAQAIAALAYGTESIPPVDKIFGPGNLFVTLAKRRVFGVVGIDGLAGPTETVVIADESANPAWVAADLLAQAEHDFLASAILLTPSRVLAEAVQAEVQRQMAMRSRADVIAASLTHRGGIVLTRDLEEAVDLANTYAPEHLALSVREPWRLAERVVNAGGIFLGEHSYEVLGDYVAGPSHVMPTGGSARFASPLNVWDFVKIVSLVALDPATASALAAPAATIADAEGLDAHAHAARVRQKQRIVKRKTA
- the hisC gene encoding histidinol-phosphate transaminase, whose product is MTKPLTSPRPHLAALPPYTPVLPFEVRAAQLGRAPEAIVKLDANENPYGPSPLARRALADLRYAHIYPDPESRALRQALAAFTGVPAEHLLVGAGADELIDLLMRVMLEPGDKVLTCPPTFGMYAFDARLNAAQIVEVQRLPDFALDLDAIRRAVEEHRPKLLFLATPNNPDGSLPSPETLAALLDLPTLVVLDEAYIEFADEALGRHTSRITQVPRRDNLIVLRTFSKWAGLAGLRVGYGAFPAWLMPTLWKAKQPYNVNVAAQEAAHATLHDLEERQLVVAHLRYERERLYRGLQAIPYLEPYPSHANFILCRVVGQDAAALRQRLAEEFGILIRYFAKPGLEDHIRISVGRPQDTDSALEALRFAI
- a CDS encoding aspartate kinase produces the protein MPNPLILKFGGTSVGTPEAMQQAARVISQTRTQHGPVVVVTSALSGVTDRLLAATRAAARDGHNGQSRAQATEAIYAAHQAIAAALLPPERRASALDAVRQRAETFRRLVEAIAVLGEVTPRAYDAVASLGERMSAPLLAAVLEAQGTPAQAVDAAELIVTDATFQNARPDLEASTPKMRAVLEPLLEQGITPVVTGFIGATPEGVTTTLGRGGSDYTAALLGAGLGAAEVWIYTDVDGVMSADPRIVPDARTLPRLSYREVAELAYFGAKVLHPKTIRPVVERGIPLRVRNTFNPDGPDTLIVAQAQTVAGTIKAVTLIRDLCLLTVEGRGMLGVPGVAARTFGAVAGTGTSVILITQASSEQSITFAVPTRAAEKVAAALENTFAAEIARRDIDRVRLLPSVAIVTVVGTGMQQTPGVAGRIFTALGNAGVNVLAIAQGSSEVAVSFVVEAEEAEAAMRAVHGLTRA